One window from the genome of Cricetulus griseus strain 17A/GY chromosome 2, alternate assembly CriGri-PICRH-1.0, whole genome shotgun sequence encodes:
- the LOC113833822 gene encoding speckle-type POZ protein-like, with amino-acid sequence MTEDGAAERWGYTEISVQKFSYSWTISNFRFLLQEVEEAIKSPTFSSGSSVNDKWCLKVRTNGIDEDSQDYLSVHLTLLSCPKSPVRARLQFWIRSVDGEKTNGMITPGFLKFTPNQHWGFTKFIHRDLLLSLESWLLPDNELTVLCDVDLAVQDSLLNSKASKVPGILVPRCTVADDLGQLWENSVFTDCSLVVAGQEFGAHKAILAARSPVFRAMFEKDMEESRKNRVEILDLELQVFKTMMEFIYTGKAPDLHSMADAVLAAADKYGLEHLKVMCGDVLCRDLSVENAAHTLILADLHSAEQLKTKALDFITAHASEVSETSSWKKMVGSHPHLLAEAFSSLASAHSTLLGPPPKRFKQS; translated from the coding sequence ATGACAGAAGACGGTGCAGCCGAACgatggggctacacagagatcaGTGTCCAGAAATTTTCCTACAGTTGGACCATAAGCAACTTCAGATTCCTGCTTCAGGAAGTAGAGGAAGCCATTAAAAGTCCAACCTTCTCATCTGGATCCAGTGTCAACGACAAATGGTGTTTGAAAGTACGGACAAACGGGATCGACGAAGACAGCCAAGATTACTTGTCAGTTCACCTAACATTGCTCAGCTGCCCAAAGAGTCCAGTACGGGCAAGGCTCCAGTTTTGGATCAGGAGTGTCGACGGAGAGAAAACCAATGGTATGATAACCCCAGGTTTCCTCAAGTTCACGCCAAATCAACACTGGGGATTCACAAAGTTCATCCATCGAGATTTGCTCTTGAGTCTGGAGTCTTGGCTTCTCCCAGACAATGAACTCACTGTCTTATGCGATGTGGACCTGGCAGTCCAAGACTCCCTCCTCAACTCCAAGGCTAGCAAGGTCCCAGGTATCCTGGTTCCCAGGTGCACGGTGGCAGATGACCTAGGACAGCTGTGGGAGAATTCTGTCTTCACAGACTGCAGCCTAGTGGTAGCTGGCCAGGAATTCGGGGCTCACAAGGCCATCCTAGCAGCTCGCTCTCCAGTTTTCAGAGCTATGTTTGAAAAGGACATGGAGGAGAGCAGAAAAAACCGCGTTGAGATCCTGGATCTGGAGCTGCAAGTtttcaagaccatgatggaatTCATTTACACCGGGAAGGCACCAGACCTCCACAGCATGGCAGATGCTGTCCTGGCAGCTGCTGACAAGTATGGCCTGGAGCATTTGAAGGTCATGTGTGGGGATGTCCTCTGCAGGGACCTCTCTGTGGAGAATGCAGCCCACACGCTCATCCTAGCTGACCTCCACAGTGCAGAGCAGTTGAAAACCAAGGCACTGGATTTCATTACAGCTCATGCTTCTGAGGTTTCTGAGACCTCAAGCTGGAAGAAAATGGTGGGCTCCCATCCCCACTTGTTGGCTGAAGCATTCAGCTCCTTGGCATCTGCTCACAGCACTTTACTGGGGCCCCCTCCCAAACGCTTCAAGCAATCATAG